One Prunus dulcis chromosome 8, ALMONDv2, whole genome shotgun sequence DNA window includes the following coding sequences:
- the LOC117636569 gene encoding WD repeat-containing protein 70, whose product MADDEAEIYDGIRAEFPLTFGKQSKTQTSLEAIHNTTRRSVNNPLEKPSSTKTNDLPSLSSSSQTWLTSLRAPKNPKPNPNPEPSPADDEDGDGDVMIGPPPPPPQSEIADSDDDDGEMIGPPRPPVGSNMDDSDSDSASDSKLENRYRIPLSNEIVLKGHTKVVSALAVDHTGSRVVSGSYDYSVRMYDFQGMNSKLQSFRQLEPSEGHQVRTISWSPTADRFLCVTGSAQAKIYDRDGLTLGEFVKGDMYIRDLKNTKGHISGLTCGEWHPRTKDTILTSSEDGSLRIWDVNDFKTQKQVIKPKLARPGRIPVTTCAWDRDGKRIAGGIGDGSIQIWNLKPGWGSRPDIHVQNSHSDDITALKFSVDGRILLSRSLDGSLKVWDLRQMKDPLKVFDDLPNNYAQTNIAFSPDEQLFLTGTSVERESTTGGLLCFFDRAKLQLVSKVGISPTCSVVQCAWHPKLNQIFATAGDKSQGGTHVLYDPTLSEKGALVCVARAPRKKSIDDFEAKPVIHNPHALPLFRDQPSRKREREKTLKDPLKSHKPELPMTGPGFGGRVGASKGSLLTQYLMKQGGMIKETWMEEDPREAILKFADVAAKDPKYIAPAYAQTQPETVFAKSDSEDEEK is encoded by the exons ATGGCGGACGACGAGGCAGAGATATACGACGGAATCAGAGCTGAATTTCCTCTCACGTTTGGCAAGCAATCCAAGACTCAAACCTCTCTCGAAGCCATTCACAACACGACTCGTCGTTCCGTTAACAATCCTCTAGAAAAACCCTCCTCCACCAAAACCAACGacctcccttctctctcctcctcctcccaaACCTGGCTCACCTCCCTTCGCGCCcccaaaaaccctaaacctaaCCCTAATCCTGAACCTAGCCCTGCAGACGATGAGGATGGGGATGGCGATGTCATGATTGGACCGCCGCCTCCGCCGCCACAATCTGAGATTGCCGACAGTGACGACGACGATGGCGAGATGATTGGACCGCCGAGGCCGCCGGTGGGGTCCAACATGGACGATTCGGATTCGGATTCTGCTTCGGATTCAAAATTGGAGAATAGGTATCGGATTCCGCTAAGCAATGAGATTGTGCTGAAGGGCCATACCAAGGTCGTTTCGGCCCTCGCCGTCGATCACACTGGGTCTAGAGTTGTTTCCGGTAGCTATGACTATTCTGTGCGAATGTACGATTTCCAAGGAATGAATTCAAAGTTGCAATCTTTTAGGCAGCTCGAACCATCTGAAGGTCATCAAGTTCGTACCATAAGCTGGAGTCCAACAGCCGATCGTTTTCTCTGTGTTACAGGCTCAGCTCAAGCGAAG atttatgACCGCGATGGGCTTACTTTGGGAGAGTTTGTAAAAGGGGACATGTATATTCGTGATCTCAAGAATACCAAGGGCCACATTTCTGGATTGACTTGTGGAGAGTGGCACCCTAGAACTAAAGACACCATTTTGACATCATCCGAGGATGGATCACTGCGTATTTGGGATGTCAATGACTTCAAAACTCAGAAACAG GTAATCAAGCCAAAACTTGCGAGGCCTGGAAGAATTCCGGTCACCACTTGTGCCTGGGATCGTGATGGAAAACGCATTGCAGGTGGTATAGGAGATGGTTCTATACAG ATATGGAACCTTAAGCCTGGATGGGGAAGCAGGCCAGATATACATGTTCAAAACAGTCATTCAGATGATATTACTGCACTTAAGTTTTCTGTGGATGGGAGAATCTTACTATCAAGAAGCCTTGATGGTTCATTGAAG GTTTGGGATTTGCGTCAGATGAAGGATCCTCTTAAGGTGTTTGATGATCTCCCAAACAACTATGCCCAAACTAATATAGCATTTAGTCCTGATGAGCAACTCTTCTTGACTGGAACATCTGTTGAAAGGGAGAGCACTACTGGAGGTTTGCTATGCTTCTTCGATCGAGCAAAACTTCAACTTGTTTCAAAAGTTGGGATATCCCCCACCTGTAGTGTTGTACAGTGTGCTTGGCACCCAAAACTCAATCAG ATCTTTGCAACAGCAGGAGATAAAAGCCAAGGAGGAACTCATGTGTTATATGATCCAACCCTTAGTGAAAAAGGAGCTCTTGTTTGTGTTGCACGTGCTCCAAGGAAAAAATCTATTGACGATTTTGAGGCAAAACCAGTGATTCACAACCCTCATGCTCTACCTTTATTTAGAGATCAGCCAAGCCGTAAGCGTGAGCGAGAGAAAACATTGAAGGACCCACTGAAATCCCATAAGCCTGAACTTCCCATGACAGGCCCAGGCTTTGGTGGACGAGTAGGCGCAAGTAAAGGAAGCTTATTGACCCAGTACCTTATGAAG CAAGGGGGCATGATCAAGGAGACTTGGATGGAGGAAGATCCCAGAGAAGCCATACTGAAGTTTGCGGATGTTGCAGCAAAAGATCCAAAGTACATTGCTCCAGCTTATGCACAAACCCAGCCCGAAACAGTTTTTGCAAAATCGGACTCCGAGGATGAAGAGAAATGA
- the LOC117636471 gene encoding pleiotropic drug resistance protein 1-like translates to MEISYDLEKAGHSFKNSSFWTDNGAGVFSSSSRGEDDEEALKWAALQRLPTFQRLKKGLISTSEGRADEVDVSRLQVQERKNLIERLVGVAEEDHENFLLRLKNRIDRVGISLPTIEVRFEHLKIAAEAYVGGRALPTVFNYCVNLVEGLLNSFRILPSKKQHLTILKDVSGIIKPCRMTLLLGPPSSGKTTLLLALAGELDRDLKFSGRVTYNGHDMHEFVPQRSAVYISQHDVHMGEMTVGETLAFSARCQGVGARYDILAEISRREKEANIKPDADLDIYMKAVASESQRAQVVTDYILKILGLDVCADTLVGDQLIRGISGGQKKRVTTGEMLVGPAKALFMDEISTGLDSSTTYQIVNSIKQYVHILKGTAFISLLQPAPETYELFDDIVLLSDGQIVYQGPREQVLEFFESMGFRCPERKGVADFLQEVTSRKDQEQYWASKDEPYKFITVEEFVEAFNSFPVGRKLADELATPFDKTKSHPAALTTKKYGVRETELLKACFAREFLLMKRNSFVYLFKLTQLSILALITMTLFLRTEMHRDSVSNGGIYAGALFFSMVSVMFNGMAELSMTIAKLPVFYKQRKLLFFPPWAYALPAWILKIPITCLEVAVWVFITYYVIGYDPNVERLFKQYLLLLLVNQMASALFRFIAGVGRSLTIANTFGSFALVMLFALGGFVLSREDIKKWWIWGYWISPLMYGQNAIVVNEFLGKSWSHVLPNSTEPLGVAVLKSRGFFTHPSWYWIGVGALAGYMLIFNIFFTLALTYLKPFDKPQAVRLEDSSSSPQISQENGNGSISSRSSSARTETTADTNPNKKRGMVLPFEPYSITFDEITYSVDMPQEMKNQGVPEDKLVLLRRVSGAFRPGVLTALMGVSGAGKTTLMDVLAGRKTGGYIEGKITISGHPKKQESFARISGYCEQNDIHSPHVTVYESLMYSAWLRLPAGINSETRKMFVEEVMGLVELNPLRQALVGLPGANGLSTEQRKRLTIAVELVANPSIIFMDEPTSGLDARAAAIVMRTVRNTVDTGRTVVCTIHQPSIDIFDAFDELFLLKKGGQELYVGPLGRHSCHLIKYFEGIENVSKIKDGYNPATWMLEVTSSAKEIALGIDFADVYKKSEIYRRNKALIEELSTPASGSEDLYFPTKYSQPFLTQCVACLWKQHWSYWRNPPYTAIRLIYTTFIALMFGTMFWNLGSKTTKQRDLFNAIGSMYAAVLFLGIKNSTTVQPVVDVERTVFYRERAAGMYSALAYAFAQVTIEIPYVFAQAVIYSVIVYAMIGFEWTLAKFLWYLFFMYFTFLYFTYYGMMGVALTPNQHVAAISASAFYAIWNVFSGFVVPRTRIPIWWRWYYWACPMAWTLYGLAASQFGDIQDKLETGETVEEFMRNYFGFKQEFIGVVAAVVVGFTLLFALIFALSIKMLNFQRR, encoded by the exons ATGGAGATAAGTTATGATCTTGAGAAAGCTGGTCACAGTTTCAAAAACTCTTCCTTTTGGACTGACAATGGCGCAGGAGTTTTCTCATCATCTTCACGTGGAGAGGATGATGAGGAAGCTCTCAAGTGGGCTGCTCTTCAGAGACTTCCAACTTTCCAGCGCTTGAAGAAAGGTTTGATCTCTACATCCGAAGGCCGTGCCGACGAAGTTGATGTGAGCCGTCTTCAAGTACAAGAAAGGAAGAATTTGATTGAGAGGTTGGTTGGAGTAGCTGAAGAGGATCATGAGAACTTCTTGTTGAGGCTCAAGAACCGCATTGATAG AGTTGGAATTAGTCTTCCTACAATTGAAGTTAGATTTGAGCATTTAAAAATTGCAGCTGAAGCTTATGTAGGAGGCAGAGCTCTGCCTACAGTCTTTAACTACTGTGTTAATTTAGTGGAG GGTTTGTTGAACTCCTTCCGTATTCTTCCTAGCAAGAAGCAACACTTGACTATCCTTAAAGATGTCAGTGGGATCATCAAGCCTTGCAG AATGACACTGCTTTTGGGCCCTCCGAGTTCCGGAAAGACCACACTGTTGTTGGCTTTGGCGGGAGAGCTTGACCGGGATCTTAAG TTTTCTGGACGTGTGACCTACAATGGTCATGACATGCATGAGTTTGTGCCTCAGAGGAGTGCTGTCTATATCAGTCAACATGATGTTCATATGGGAGAGATGACAGTCGGAGAAACGTTGGCTTTTTCTGCAAGATGCCAAGGGGTTGGAGCTCGTTATG ATATCCTAGCAGAGATAAgtagaagagagaaagaagcgAATATTAAACCAGATGCAGACTTGGATATCTACATGAAG GCAGTGGCATCAGAAAGCCAGAGGGCACAAGTGGTGACAGATTATATTCTAAAG atcCTGGGACTGGATGTCTGTGCAGATACCTTGGTAGGGGATCAACTAATTAGGGGCATCTCTGGAGGACAAAAGAAGCGAGTCACAACAG GTGAAATGTTGGTTGGACCTGCTAAGGCATTATTCATGGACGAAATATCTACTGGTTTGGATAGTTCAACTACATATCAAATTGTGAATTCGATCAAGCAATATGTTCATATTCTCAAGGGGACTGCATTCATCTCACTGCTGCAGCCAGCACCTGAGACTTATGAACTATTTGATGACATTGTTCTCCTTTCTGATGGTCAAATTGTGTACCAAGGTCCTCGTGAACaagttcttgaattttttgaatCCATGGGCTTTAGATGTCCTGAGAGGAAAGGTGTGGCCGACTTCCTGCAAGAA GTGACGTCAAGGAAAGATCAGGAGCAATATTGGGCAAGCAAAGATGAGCCTTACAAGTTCATCACAGTAGAGGAATTTGTTGAGGCATTCAACTCATTCCCTGTTGGACGCAAACTTGCAGATGAACTTGCAACTCCATTTGACAAGACAAAGAGCCATCCAGCTGcattaacaacaaaaaagtatGGTGTTCGAGAAACAGAACTATTGAAAGCTTGCTTTGCAAGGGAATTCTTGCTTATGAAGAGGAACTCATTTGTCTACCTTTTCAAGCTTACCCAA CTCTCAATCTTGGCTCTAATTACAATGACACTGTTCCTACGGACTGAGATGCATCGTGATTCAGTAAGTAACGGAGGAATTTATGCTGGTGCTTTGTTCTTCTCTATGGTTTCTGTTATGTTTAATGGAATGGCAGAGCTTTCTATGACAATTGCCAAGCTTCCTGTTTTTTATAAGCAAAGAAAACTACTCTTCTTTCCACCATGGGCATATGCCCTTCCCGCATGGATCCTCAAGATCCCTATCACTTGTCTTGAAGTAGCTGTTTGGGTATTTATTACCTACTATGTCATTGGATATGATCCAAATGTTGAAAG GTTGTTTAAGCAGTACCTTCTACTCTTACTCGTTAATCAGATGGCTTCTGCGTTGTTCCGATTCATTGCTGGAGTTGGTAGAAGCTTGACTATCGCGAACACATTTGGATCATTTGCTTTGGTCATGCTTTTTGCTTTGGGTGGCTTTGTCTTGTCAAGAG AGGATATAAAGAAATGGTGGATATGGGGCTATTGGATATCACCTTTGATGTACGGGCAGAATGCAATAGTAGTCAATGAGTTCCTTGGAAAGAGTTGGAGTCAT GTTCTTCCAAACTCAACCGAACCGTTAGGAGTTGCTGTTCTGAAGTCCCGCGGATTCTTCACTCATCCATCTTGGTATTGGATTGGCGTGGGAGCATTGGCTGGATACATGCttatattcaatatttttttcactttggcTCTCACTTATCTAAAGC CATTTGACAAGCCACAGGCTGTTAGATTGGAAGACTCTAGCTCATCTCCTCAAATTAGCCAAG AGAACGGAAATGGAAGTATATCTTCCAGGTCCTCATCTGCAAGGACAGAAACTACTGCTGACACTAACCCTAACAAGAAAAGAGGAATGGTTCTTCCGTTTGAACCATATTCTATCACCTTTGATGAAATCACGTACTCTGTGGACATGCCACAG GAAATGAAGAATCAAGGTGTTCCAGAGGATAAATTGGTGCTCCTCAGGCGTGTAAGTGGTGCTTTCAGGCCGGGTGTTCTGACAGCTCTGATGGGAGTGAGTGGTGCTGGTAAAACCACGCTAATGGATGTACTTGCTGGCAGAAAAACTGGTGGTTATATTGAGGGAAAAATCACAATCTCTGGGCACCCAAAGAAGCAAGAATCATTTGCACGGATTTCTGGATATTGTGAGCAGAATGACATACATTCTCCTCATGTTACTGTCTACGAGTCCTTGATGTATTCAGCGTGGTTGCGATTACCTGCAGGAATCAATTCAGAAACTAGGAAG ATGTTCGTTGAGGAAGTGATGGGACTTGTGGAGCTGAATCCATTGAGACAAGCACTAGTCGGGTTGCCTGGTGCGAATGGTCTCTCAACAGAGCAGCGGAAGAGACTGACCATTGCAGTTGAACTCGTGGCTAACCCCTCCATAATATTCATGGATGAACCAACTTCAGGCTTAGATGCAAGAGCTGCTGCTATTGTTATGAGAACAGTTAGGAACACTGTGGATACTGGAAGAACAGTTGTCTGCACCATCCATCAACCAAGCATTGACATATTTGATGCTTTTGATGAG CTATTCCTGCTGAAGAAAGGAGGACAAGAGCTATATGTAGGGCCCCTTGGCCGTCATTCTTGCCACCTAATCAAGTACTTTGAG GGAATTGAGAACGTCAGTAAAATCAAGGATGGTTATAATCCAGCAACCTGGATGTTGGAAGTCACCAGTTCAGCAAAAGAAATAGCTTTGGGGATTGATTTTGCTGATGTGtataaaaaatcagaaatttaCAG GAGAAACAAAGCACTTATTGAAGAACTGAGCACCCCGGCTTCTGGTTCTGAGGACCTCTATTTCCCTACTAAATACTCTCAGCCATTTTTAACCCAATGCGTAGCTTGCTTATGGAAACAACATTGGTCATATTGGCGCAATCCACCATACACTGCCATAAGGTTGATCTATACAACCTTCATAGCCTTGATGTTTGGGACAATGTTCTGGAACCTTGGCTCCAAAAC GACAAAACAACGGGATCTCTTCAATGCAATTGGTTCTATGTATGCTGCTGTTCTCTTTCTTGGTATTAAAAATTCTACAACAGTGCAGCCAGTCGTAGATGTGGAAAGAACAGTCTTCTATAGAGAACGAGCTGCCGGAATGTATTCTGCCTTGGCATATGCCTTTGCACAG GTTACAATTGAGATCCCTTATGTTTTTGCACAAGCAGTTATCTATAGTGTCATAGTTTATGCAATGATTGGGTTTGAGTGGACTTTGGCTAAATTCTTGTGGTACCTGTTCTTCATGTATTTCACATTTTTGTACTTCACCTACTATGGCATGATGGGTGTGGCCTTGACGCCGAACCAACACGTTGCTGCTATAAGTGCCAGTGCATTTTATGCAATATGGAATGTCTTCTCAGGGTTCGTCGTTCCCCGAACC AGGATTCCTATATGGTGGAGATGGTACTATTGGGCATGTCCAATGGCTTGGACCTTGTATGGACTGGCTGCGTCACAGTTTGGAGATATACAGGACAAGCTTGAGACTGGTGAAACGGTGGAAGAATTTATGCGGAATTACTTCGGTTTCAAGCAAGAATTTATAGGAGTGGTGGCTGCGGTGGTGGTTGGATTCACTCTACTCTTTGCACTTATCTTTGCCTTGTCCATCAAGATGTTGAATTTCCAAAGGCgatga
- the LOC117638640 gene encoding putative F-box/LRR-repeat protein At3g58880 yields MSDLMKGRASSSSEFVQDKKYEVYLGKKEKKNMVCPTSQLVQEETDTGQKNEKLNLGKIEKNNGENSLADLISGMPDEILVSILSLLPLKEAAATSALSRRWQCVWMSTMTLNFDVNFHLHRNRLRFRHSGTKLQHLESCRYVNWVDHVVEQHRGPIKQFRACFGLDGQFTSSIDKWIQFAMKKGVEILELDFFLNRGVAAENLYMFPGKPLGLGKEHLYPYTPNLHSCGYDIGFKFLKVLHFRSVDVTDDVLEYLLSNCPGLERLAVHRTKSLVNVRVGGSSVALKYLVGEHCLHLKSIEICDANLVSFIYKGQEINLVLSNVPFLVEVSISADPTSIDLPFTQLSCCLPQLETLMLDICEVYYNQKRAFPISENLKHLELIVEADHRWALHHLTYFLKAFPCLQRLAVKLDYSDPKGGVGKVKKASACPHHCLKVVEIIGYRGRESAVKHVLYLIKSLVAPEKIIIDPVQLFEYPVERYPSGIDRGVEVVDEEEEIMLVILGFEFDVLKLNGTI; encoded by the exons ATGTCAGATTTGATGAAGGGAAGAGCAAGCTCATCCTCAGAGTTTGTCCAAGACAAG AAATATGAGGTGTACTTGggaaagaaggagaaaaagaacatGGTGTGCCCAACCTCTCAACTTGTCCAAGAAGAG ACAGACACGggccaaaaaaatgagaaactGAACTTGGGAAagatagagaaaaataatggtGAGAACAGCTTGGCGGATCTCATCAGCGGGATGCCAGATGAAATTCTCGTTAGCATATTGTCGCTCTTGCCGCTGAAGGAAGCAGCAGCTACTAGTGCCCTTTCAAGGCGATGGCAGTGTGTGTGGATGTCTACTATGACTCTGAACTTTGATGTTAACTTTCATCTTCATAGAAATAGGCTCCGCTTCCGTCACAGCGGGACAAAGTTGCAACACCTGGAAAGCTGTAGATATGTCAATTGGGTGGATCATGTTGTGGAACAGCACAGAGGCCCAATCAAACAATTCAGGGCTTGCTTTGGACTTGATGGTCAGTTTACAAGTTCCATTGATAAATGGATTCAATTTGCAATGAAAAAGGGTGTTGAAATACTTGAGctggatttctttttaaatcgAGGTGTTGCTGCCGAAAATTTGTATATGTTTCCCGGCAAACCGTTAGGTCTCGGGAAAGAGCACTTGTATCCTTACACTCCAAACCTACACTCTTGTGGATACGACATTGGATTTAAGTTTCTCAAAGTTCTTCATTTCAGAAGTGTTGATGTGACTGATGACGTTCTTGAATACTTATTGTCAAACTGTCCAGGTCTTGAAAGATTAGCAGTGCATCGTACCAAGAGTTTGGTTAATGTAAGAGTTGGTGGTTCATCGGTTGCATTGAAGTATTTAGTGGGAGAGCATTGCTTGCACCTTAAAAGCATTGAGATTTGTGACGCAAACCtggtttcatttatttataaagggCAGGAGATAAACCTGGTTCTCAGTAATGTACCTTTTCTTGTTGAGGTATCCATTTCTGCCGACCCTACATCTATAGATCTTCCCTTTACCCAACTTTCATGCTGTCTTCCTCAGCTGGAGACTCTCATGCTGGATATTTGTGAAGTG taCTACAATCAGAAACGTGCATTTCCTATTTCTGAAAATCTCAAGCATTTGGAATTAATAGTTGAAGCAGATCATCGTTGGGctcttcatcatttaacctATTTCTTGAAGGCATTTCCTTGCTTGCAGAGACTTGCGGTGAAG TTGGATTACAGTGACCCCAAAGGAGGCGTGGGAAAAGTAAAGAAAGCTTCTGCATGCCCCCATCATTGCCTCAAGGTTGTGGAAATAATAGGGTATCGTGGTCGTGAATCTGCTGTTAAACATGTCCTGTACTTAATAAAGAGTCTTGTTGCCCCGGAGAAAATTATTATTGATCCAGTCCAGCTCTTTGAGTACCCTGTTGAAAGGTATCCTAGTGGAATTGACAGAGGAGTTGAAGTAGTCGATGAGGAAGAGGAG ATTATGCTGGTAATACTAGGCTTTGAGTTTGATGTACTGAAGTTGAATGGTACGATTTGA